A DNA window from Onthophagus taurus isolate NC chromosome 1, IU_Otau_3.0, whole genome shotgun sequence contains the following coding sequences:
- the LOC111414759 gene encoding pupal cuticle protein G1A-like, translating into MFKLVVLSALLAVAAAKPSYLHGAALSYAAPAIAAPAYAVPSAVSYQARTDVVSKPIVATAYAAAPVVAHAAPVVAAAPVVAAAPAVSIPTAVSYQARTDVVSKPIVATTYAAAAPVVAAYGGYGSYGGYGAYAAPVVKSYGYAAPALVKSYGHYCSTNFHHSASVHRLNLYNTDLPELNLQFKMFKLVVLFALLAIVAAKPGYYGAAVAYTAPAVAVPSAVSYQARTDVISKPVVATTYAAHAPVVAAYSAPYTYGYGYAAAPAVSKYYGGYGYAAPLHYY; encoded by the exons atgttcaaattggTGGTGTTGTCTGCTCTTTTGGCCGTAGCCGCAGCTAAACCCAGTTATCTTCACGGAGCTGCTCTCTCATACGCCGCACCAGCTATTGCAGCTCCAGCTTATGCAGTTCCATCAGCAGTCAGTTATCAAGCTAGAACCGACGTTGTCAGCAAACCAATTGTAGCAACCGCTTATGCAGCTGCTCCAGTTGTTGCTCATGCGGCTCCCGTTGTTGCTGCAGCTCCAGTTGTTGCTGCCGCTCCAGCTGTCTCAATCCCAACCGCGGTTAGTTATCAAGCTAGAACCGACGTCGTTAGCAAACCAATTGTAGCTACCACTTATGCCGCTGCCGCCCCAGTTGTTGCTGCTTACGGAGGTTATGGTAGTTATGGAGGTTACGGAGCTTACGCTGCCCCAGTTGTGAAGTCTTATGGTTATGCTGCCCCCGCACTTGTTAAATCATACGGCCATTATTG CAGCACGAATTTCCACCATTCGGCATCAGTCCATCGACTCAACCTTTACAACACAGACCTACCCGAGCTAAATCTTCAATTCAAGATGTTCAAATTGGTGGTGTTGTTCGCTCTCTTGGCCATCGTTGCCGCCAAACCTGGTTATTACGGAGCCGCCGTCGCTTATACAGCCCCGGCAGTTGCCGTCCCTTCAGCAGTCAGTTATCAAGCTAGAACAGATGTCATCAGCAAACCAGTTGTAGCCACCACTTATGCTGCTCACGCTCCAGTTGTCGCCGCTTATTCCGCTCCTTATACTTATGGATATGGATACGCTGCCGCTCCAGCTGTGTCGAAGTATTATGGGGGATATGGATACGCTGCACCACTTCACTACTATTAA
- the LOC111414734 gene encoding cuticle protein 38-like, whose amino-acid sequence MFKYVVLPIFFACVSAGYLGGHVAPIAYSAPIVSAPVVAAPVVKAALPVATSYQNTYKISSGAVAYAAPVVKAAPVVAAPVAYAHPVAPIVKSYVSAPLVAAPAYASYAAPAHPW is encoded by the exons ATGTTCAAATAC gtTGTTCTCCCAATCTTTTTCGCTTGCGTTAGCGCAGGGTATTTAGGCGGTCATGTTGCCCCAATTGCTTATTCAGCCCCGATTGTTTCAGCCCCCGTTGTTGCTGCACCCGTTGTTAAAGCTGCACTTCCTGTAGCTACTTCGTATCAAAACACTTATAAG ATTTCTAGTGGAGCTGTTGCTTACGCTGCTCCTGTGGTGAAAGCAGCACCTGTTGTTGCAGCTCCAGTTGCTTACGCCCATCCCGTTGCCCCAATTGTAAAATCTTACGTATCAGCCCCTTTGGTGGCGGCGCCAGCTTATGCTAGTTACGCAGCCCCCGCACATCCTTGGTAA